In a genomic window of Mobula hypostoma unplaced genomic scaffold, sMobHyp1.1 scaffold_83, whole genome shotgun sequence:
- the clcf1 gene encoding cardiotrophin-like cytokine factor 1: MYAAGLDLLVLLAFSFSPSLGFPDVGATILRSYHLTKYLERQVQALSVSYMEYLGPPFDNPDFDPPRAAGPGRIPSPTLEVGAWRGLDDRHRLWENLRAYRLLLTCLSSLEEDEEGGGGSQDWGGGEGRPSLHTALLHLRAGLQGLSLGIGAALSSLGHPPDPPPPPTPPSPPPPPPTPPAPSAFLRKLSRFWLLRELRAWLLRSAKDFTRLRRAHRKIPRAREDPAGSARSQGSGARAV, from the exons ATGTACGCTGCAG GGTTGGATCTCTTGGTTCTGCtggccttctccttctcaccgTCGCTCGGCTTCCCGGATGTGGGTGCTACCATCCTCCGCTCGTACCACCTCACCAAGTACCTCGAGAGGCAGGTGCAGGCCCTCAGCGTCAGCTAT ATGGAGTACCTGGGGCCCCCCTTTGACAACCCGGACTTCGACCCACCCCG CGCGGCAGGGCCCGGCCGCATCCCGTCCCCCACCCTGGAGGTGGGGGCCTGGCGGGGCCTGGACGACCGCCACCGGCTCTGGGAGAACCTGAGGGCCTACCGGCTACTGCTCACCTGCCTGTCCTCGCTGGAGGAGGACGAGGAGGGAGGCGGAGGGAGCCAGGACTGGGGGGGAGGCGAGGGCcgcccctccctccacaccgccctcCTCCACCTCCGCGCCGGGCTCCAGGGGCTGAGCCTGGGCATCGGGGCCGCCCTGAGCTCGCTGGGGCACCCCCCggacccccctccaccccccaccccgccctcaccccctcctccgCCCCCTACCCCTCCGGCCCCCTCCGCCTTCCTCCGCAAGCTCTCGCGGTTCTGGCTGCTGCGGGAGCTGCGGGCCTGGCTCCTCCGCTCGGCCAAGGACTTCACCCGCCTCCGCCGGGCGCACAGGAAGATCCCACGGGCACGGGAGGATCCCGCGGGCTCGGCGAGATCCCAGGGGTCGGGGGCGCGGGCCGTCTAA